In one window of Synechococcus sp. M16CYN DNA:
- the dnaB gene encoding replicative DNA helicase, with the protein MVSVPLPGNGDQAEGGRPGYARGRRNQEPGFEILPDSIPPQNLEAEEAVLGGILLDPDAISRVADVLQPEAFYLNAHQEIFRTALMLYSQGKPTDLTSIAAWLADTGSLDRVGGNGRLIELVERVSSTASIEQVARLVMDKFLRRRLIRSGNEVIKLGFDQNLSLEQVLDQAEQTIFAISQEKPSKGLTPTAEILTQTFEEIESRSLGTSVAGIPVNFYDLDAMTQGLQRSDLIIVAGRPAMGKTSIVLNLAKNVAQLHNLPVCVFSLEMSKKQLTYRLLSMEVGIEAGRLRTGRLHQEEWPLLGQGINSLGQLPIYIDDKPSSGVLEMRSLCRRLMAEQGKELGLVVIDYLQLMEGSSSDNRVQEISRITRALKAMARELNVPVIALSQLSRGVESRTNKRPMLSDLRESGSIEQDADLVLMVYRDEYYNPETLDRGITEIILTKHRNGPVGMVKLLFEPQFTRFRNLAM; encoded by the coding sequence ATGGTGAGTGTCCCCCTTCCAGGCAACGGCGATCAAGCTGAAGGGGGGCGGCCTGGCTATGCTCGAGGACGCCGAAATCAAGAGCCCGGTTTCGAAATACTGCCTGATTCCATTCCACCTCAGAACTTGGAAGCAGAGGAGGCGGTACTGGGAGGAATTCTATTGGACCCGGACGCGATCAGTCGTGTCGCCGACGTGCTACAGCCGGAAGCCTTTTATCTCAATGCCCACCAAGAAATCTTTCGCACCGCCTTGATGCTCTATAGCCAAGGAAAGCCCACCGATCTCACCTCGATAGCAGCCTGGCTAGCAGACACGGGTTCCTTAGACAGGGTCGGCGGAAACGGACGCTTAATTGAACTTGTGGAACGGGTAAGCTCTACAGCATCGATCGAGCAGGTGGCGCGGCTTGTGATGGACAAGTTTTTGCGTCGCCGGTTGATTCGTTCTGGCAACGAAGTGATCAAGCTTGGCTTTGATCAGAATCTGTCACTGGAACAGGTACTAGATCAAGCCGAACAAACAATCTTTGCAATTAGCCAGGAAAAGCCATCCAAGGGTCTTACCCCTACAGCAGAAATACTGACTCAAACTTTTGAAGAGATTGAAAGTCGCTCTCTTGGGACGTCAGTGGCTGGCATCCCGGTGAACTTTTACGATCTCGATGCGATGACTCAGGGACTCCAACGCAGTGATCTAATCATTGTGGCTGGACGGCCTGCTATGGGGAAAACCTCAATTGTGCTCAACCTGGCAAAAAATGTAGCCCAATTGCACAACTTACCGGTTTGTGTATTCAGCTTAGAAATGAGCAAAAAACAACTTACCTATCGATTGTTGTCAATGGAGGTAGGAATTGAAGCCGGACGTTTACGCACCGGCCGATTGCATCAGGAGGAATGGCCACTACTGGGACAGGGCATCAATAGCTTGGGACAATTGCCAATCTACATCGACGACAAGCCAAGCTCTGGCGTACTGGAAATGCGCTCTCTTTGTAGGCGACTGATGGCTGAACAAGGCAAAGAGTTAGGACTTGTAGTGATTGATTATCTGCAATTAATGGAAGGTTCTAGCTCGGATAATCGGGTACAGGAGATCTCACGCATTACAAGAGCTCTTAAGGCGATGGCACGAGAACTGAATGTACCAGTGATTGCGCTTTCTCAGCTAAGTCGTGGCGTGGAATCGCGGACCAACAAACGGCCGATGCTGAGCGATCTTCGAGAATCAGGTTCAATTGAACAAGATGCTGACCTTGTATTAATGGTCTATCGCGATGAATACTATAATCCTGAAACGCTTGATCGTGGTATTACCGAAATCATTTTAACCAAACACCGCAATGGCCCGGTTGGCATGGTAAAACTACTATTCGAACCTCAGTTCACTCGGTTTCGTAACCTGGCGATGTAA